One Streptomyces sp. NBC_01217 genomic region harbors:
- a CDS encoding ABC transporter ATP-binding protein, with protein sequence MTTAVTIPRHGGTGGRTAVAARARQVVKAYGTGETRVVALDHVDVDIARGQFTAIMGPSGSGKSTLMHCLAGLDTVTSGQIYLDETEITGLKDKKLTQLRRDRIGFIFQAFNLLPTLNALENITLPMDIAGRRPDAAWLRQVVETVGLAERLKHRPTELSGGQQQRVAVARALAARPEIIFGDEPTGNLDSRAGAEVLSFLRRSVDELGQTIVMVTHDPVAASYADRVLYLADGRIVDEMLNPTADQVLDRMKDFDARGRTS encoded by the coding sequence GTGACAACGGCTGTGACCATTCCCAGGCACGGGGGTACTGGAGGGCGTACGGCCGTCGCTGCGCGAGCGCGGCAGGTCGTCAAGGCGTACGGCACGGGGGAGACCCGGGTCGTCGCGCTCGACCATGTCGATGTGGACATCGCCCGCGGGCAGTTCACGGCGATCATGGGCCCCTCCGGCTCCGGCAAGTCGACCCTGATGCACTGCCTGGCCGGCCTGGACACCGTGACCTCGGGTCAGATTTACCTCGACGAGACCGAGATCACCGGGCTCAAGGACAAGAAGCTCACCCAGCTCCGCCGCGACCGGATCGGCTTCATCTTCCAGGCGTTCAACCTCCTCCCGACGCTCAACGCGCTGGAGAACATCACGCTGCCGATGGACATCGCGGGCCGCAGGCCCGACGCGGCCTGGCTGCGGCAGGTCGTGGAGACGGTCGGACTCGCCGAGCGGCTGAAGCACCGGCCCACCGAGCTCTCCGGCGGCCAGCAGCAGCGCGTCGCGGTGGCCAGGGCGCTCGCCGCCCGGCCGGAGATCATCTTCGGTGACGAGCCCACCGGAAACCTGGACTCGCGGGCCGGTGCCGAGGTGCTGAGCTTCCTGCGCAGGTCGGTCGACGAGCTGGGCCAGACCATCGTCATGGTCACCCACGACCCGGTCGCCGCCTCCTACGCGGACCGGGTGCTGTACCTCGCCGACGGACGCATCGTCGACGAGATGCTGAACCCGACGGCCGACCAGGTCCTCGACCGCATGAAGGACTTCGACGCGCGCGGGCGGACCTCATGA
- a CDS encoding MFS transporter, with the protein MLGMALSAIDGTIVSTAVPQIVGDLGGFSVFSWLFSGYLLAVTVTLPVYGKLSDTFGRKPVLIAGIVLFLFGSVLCAAAWNMAALIAFRVVQGLGGGALQGTVQTIAADLYPLKERPRIQARLSTVWATSAVAGPVIGGLFAVYADWRWIFLINLPIGALALWLVVRHLHEPSRTRRAAGAPRPRIDWAGALAVFATGTLLLTALVQGGVAWPWLSAPSLGLLGASAALAALTVVIERRAAEPIIPGWVWRRRTIASVNLALGAMGLLMVAPTVFLPTYAQSVLGLGPIAAGFVLSVMTLSWPVSAAFSNRVYNRIGFRRTAIIGMSCALLILLAFPLLPYPGEPWQPALIMLLLGAALGLFQLPLIVGVQSTVGWAERGTTTASVLFCRQVGQSVGAALFGAVANGVLASRLAAAPVPGLPGDLDAISHALDDPGRLSAAADYLRRAVDAAVDHVYLGAAGAAALALLVLVLMAPRRFPVLAEESGSDTPAP; encoded by the coding sequence ATGCTCGGGATGGCCCTTTCGGCCATCGACGGCACCATCGTCTCCACCGCCGTTCCGCAGATCGTCGGCGACCTCGGCGGCTTCTCCGTCTTCTCGTGGCTGTTCTCCGGCTATCTGCTGGCCGTGACGGTCACCCTGCCGGTGTACGGGAAGCTCTCCGACACCTTCGGCCGCAAGCCGGTCCTGATCGCCGGGATCGTCCTCTTCCTGTTCGGTTCGGTGCTCTGCGCCGCCGCCTGGAACATGGCCGCACTGATCGCCTTCCGGGTCGTCCAGGGCCTGGGCGGCGGCGCGCTGCAGGGCACGGTGCAGACCATCGCCGCCGACCTCTACCCGCTCAAGGAACGCCCCAGGATCCAGGCCAGGCTGTCGACCGTATGGGCCACATCGGCGGTCGCGGGGCCGGTGATCGGCGGGCTGTTCGCGGTGTACGCGGACTGGCGCTGGATCTTCCTGATCAATCTGCCGATCGGGGCGCTCGCGCTCTGGCTCGTCGTACGCCATCTCCACGAGCCGTCCCGCACCCGCCGGGCGGCCGGCGCGCCCCGCCCCCGGATCGACTGGGCGGGCGCGCTCGCCGTCTTCGCCACCGGGACGCTGCTGCTGACCGCGCTCGTCCAGGGCGGGGTCGCCTGGCCCTGGCTGTCGGCCCCGTCGCTCGGCCTGCTGGGCGCGAGCGCCGCTCTCGCCGCGCTGACCGTCGTCATCGAGCGTCGCGCCGCCGAGCCGATCATCCCCGGCTGGGTCTGGCGGCGGCGGACCATCGCCTCGGTCAATCTGGCGCTGGGCGCGATGGGGCTGCTGATGGTCGCCCCCACCGTCTTCCTGCCGACGTACGCCCAGTCGGTGCTGGGCCTCGGCCCGATCGCCGCCGGTTTCGTGCTCTCCGTGATGACGCTGAGCTGGCCGGTGTCGGCGGCGTTCTCCAACCGCGTCTACAACCGCATCGGTTTCCGCCGCACCGCGATCATCGGCATGAGCTGCGCGCTGCTGATCCTGCTCGCCTTCCCGCTGCTGCCGTATCCCGGCGAGCCCTGGCAGCCCGCCCTGATCATGCTGCTGCTGGGCGCGGCGCTCGGGCTGTTCCAGCTGCCGCTGATCGTCGGGGTCCAGTCGACGGTCGGCTGGGCCGAGCGCGGTACGACGACGGCCTCCGTGCTCTTCTGCCGCCAGGTCGGCCAGAGCGTCGGCGCCGCGCTCTTCGGGGCCGTGGCCAACGGGGTCCTCGCATCCCGGCTGGCCGCCGCCCCCGTCCCCGGGCTGCCGGGCGACCTGGACGCGATCTCGCACGCCCTGGACGACCCGGGCAGGCTCTCGGCGGCGGCGGACTATCTGCGCCGGGCCGTCGATGCCGCCGTCGACCATGTCTACCTGGGTGCCGCCGGGGCCGCGGCGCTCGCCCTGCTGGTGCTTGTCCTGATGGCCCCGCGCCGCTTCCCGGTCCTCGCGGAGGAATCCGGGAGCGACACCCCGGCGCCGTAG
- a CDS encoding DUF485 domain-containing protein — translation MSYGSQPPPPHQPEYLLPWQSSRPAPPPPWPDPPAAPVPAPGRHSDLRRLRTAYRLLRRIATLTALGYFVVFLLLSGFAEDLMDRPLSGGLNIGLALGLCQLPVTLLAIVVYERTARSTVDPLAARLRRAGAAR, via the coding sequence ATGTCGTACGGAAGCCAGCCCCCACCTCCGCATCAGCCCGAATACCTGCTGCCCTGGCAGAGTTCGCGGCCGGCACCGCCCCCGCCGTGGCCGGACCCGCCCGCGGCACCCGTGCCCGCCCCGGGACGCCACAGCGATCTGCGCCGGCTGCGCACCGCGTACCGGCTGCTGCGGCGCATCGCGACCCTGACCGCGCTCGGCTACTTCGTGGTCTTCCTGCTGCTCTCCGGATTCGCCGAGGACCTGATGGACCGCCCCCTGTCCGGCGGTCTCAACATCGGCCTGGCACTGGGGCTCTGTCAGCTGCCCGTGACGCTGCTCGCCATCGTCGTGTACGAGCGGACCGCCCGCAGCACGGTCGACCCGCTCGCCGCCCGGCTCCGAAGGGCGGGAGCGGCCCGGTGA
- a CDS encoding sodium/solute symporter, which translates to MNGFDDSAQSMSLVAFLAVATIALLLCVMTGPDREDLDEFYTGSRALSPLQNGLALAGDYLSAATVLGTTGIIALTGYDGMILALSITLSLVLLMFLLAEPLRNTGGFTMGDLLVRRAPGRAVRITACAATVAALVPLMVVQLAGTGDLLAFILGFDSSGFRSGVIIGLGMLMIGYAAIGGMKGTALIQIVKTVVLFTAAFTIAVLIMNRFDWDTGALLSAARRGSGAGAAYLRSGLQFDGSGLDMVSSELTVVLGAACLPHVTMRMTNARSTQAVRRSLSWAVAVVAGLCLLLVVIGFGAAALVGHARITAAGASGNSSILQVSGVVAGGGQLGALVVTTMTTAIFLTLLASVAGMILACANSLAHDLVAHGLHGVRDPDRAPLPGLSEMRTAQVAAVVVGLLATTLAVVARHWNVQALAALSFCVGASALAPALVYSMFWRRFSRTGLLCTLIVGTVTVLVLITGTDLVSGSPSSVFPEYDFNWFPFTTTGLVSIPAGFLAGWLGTVLGRRTAARERRRYETEEPRILAGPPQKPTTRP; encoded by the coding sequence GTGAACGGATTCGACGATTCCGCGCAGTCGATGTCCCTGGTGGCCTTCCTCGCCGTGGCCACCATCGCCCTGCTGCTCTGCGTGATGACCGGCCCGGACCGCGAGGACCTCGACGAGTTCTACACCGGCTCCCGCGCGCTCTCGCCCCTGCAGAACGGCCTCGCGCTCGCGGGTGACTACCTCTCCGCGGCCACCGTTCTCGGCACCACCGGCATCATCGCCCTCACCGGCTACGACGGGATGATCCTCGCGCTGAGCATCACCCTCTCGCTCGTCCTGCTGATGTTCCTGCTGGCCGAACCGCTGCGCAACACGGGCGGGTTCACCATGGGCGACCTGCTCGTGCGCCGCGCACCCGGCCGCGCGGTCCGCATCACCGCCTGCGCGGCCACCGTCGCCGCGCTCGTTCCGCTGATGGTCGTCCAGCTCGCGGGCACCGGCGATCTGCTCGCGTTCATCCTGGGGTTCGACAGCTCCGGATTCCGCAGCGGCGTCATCATCGGGCTCGGCATGCTGATGATCGGCTACGCGGCGATCGGCGGGATGAAGGGCACCGCGCTGATCCAGATCGTGAAGACCGTGGTCCTGTTCACCGCGGCGTTCACCATCGCCGTACTGATCATGAACCGGTTCGACTGGGACACCGGCGCGCTGCTCTCGGCCGCCCGGCGCGGCAGCGGCGCGGGGGCCGCGTATCTGCGCTCGGGGCTCCAGTTCGACGGCAGCGGACTCGACATGGTCAGCTCCGAACTGACCGTGGTGCTCGGCGCGGCCTGTCTGCCGCACGTCACCATGCGCATGACGAACGCCCGCTCCACCCAGGCCGTCCGCCGCTCGCTGTCCTGGGCGGTCGCCGTGGTCGCCGGGCTCTGTCTGCTGCTCGTCGTGATCGGCTTCGGTGCGGCGGCGCTCGTCGGCCATGCCCGCATCACGGCTGCCGGGGCCTCCGGGAACAGCTCGATCCTTCAGGTCAGCGGGGTGGTCGCGGGCGGTGGCCAGCTGGGCGCGCTGGTCGTCACGACGATGACGACGGCGATCTTCCTGACGCTGCTCGCCTCGGTCGCCGGAATGATCCTGGCCTGCGCGAACTCCCTCGCCCACGATCTCGTCGCCCATGGCCTGCACGGGGTGCGCGACCCGGACAGGGCGCCGCTGCCGGGCCTGTCCGAAATGCGTACGGCACAGGTCGCGGCGGTCGTCGTCGGACTGCTCGCCACCACGCTCGCCGTCGTGGCCCGGCACTGGAACGTACAGGCGCTGGCGGCGCTCTCGTTCTGCGTCGGTGCGTCGGCGCTGGCCCCGGCGCTCGTCTACAGCATGTTCTGGCGCCGCTTCAGCCGCACCGGGCTGCTCTGCACCCTGATCGTCGGCACCGTCACCGTCCTGGTGCTGATCACCGGCACCGACCTGGTCTCGGGCTCCCCTTCTTCGGTCTTCCCCGAGTACGACTTCAACTGGTTCCCGTTCACCACGACCGGCCTCGTCTCCATCCCGGCCGGCTTCCTGGCGGGCTGGCTGGGAACGGTGCTCGGCCGCCGCACGGCGGCGCGGGAACGACGCCGGTACGAGACCGAGGAACCCCGCATCCTGGCAGGCCCCCCACAGAAACCGACGACCCGCCCCTGA